From the Piliocolobus tephrosceles isolate RC106 chromosome 14, ASM277652v3, whole genome shotgun sequence genome, the window aaaaaaaaaaaaaaattcagcactgctcagtagaaataaaatacaaacaagcCGTATATGTAACTTAAAATTTTCTGGTAACCACGttataaagtagaaagaaatggGCTAAATTAATATTACTAACTTATTTAACCCAATCCCATGTGAAACTATTATTTCGACCTGTcatcaatataaaaaatgaggctttttatgttccttttttaaaaactatgaaatcttcacaatctggTGTGTATCTGATACTGACCTCTCAATTCAGCCCGGCCAGTTTCAACTGCTCTCCCGAGGCTGTGGGGCGACTGTGTGGGATAGCATGGCTTGAATGAGTGAACTTCCTTTCTGTTACATTTGTTTTGAAAGGAAACATATCGTAACCTGACATTCTAAAAACTATCTAAGTTAATTGCCATTCACAGAAGTATAAGAaattgctgggtgcagtggctcacgcctgtaatcccaacactttgggaggctgaagagggcagatcgtttgaggtcaggagttcgaaaccagcctggccaacatggtgaaaccccgtctctactaaaaacacaaaaattagctgggccctagcagcgggtgcctgtaatcccagctactcaggaaggctgaggtaggagaatcgcttgaacctggaagacagaggctgcagtcacCCAAGAtcatgcactgcagcctgggcaacagagtgagactccgtctcaaacaaacaaacaaacaaacaaagtataGGAAATGTAACTGGGGTAGAACAATGCTATAAAATCCTAAGCTATGCCCTGTTGCCGGCTATAGGTTCCAGCCCACAGCCCCCTGGCTCGTTGTGTGTTTGAGAGGTGTTTACCTTTTTCCTGGTATAAGCAGGAAATCTGCAAAGGGCTCACCTCCTCCCTAGACTGTCCTGTCCCTGAAGGTCCCCGCAGCTCCTCCCTCACACACTGCTCCTGGGTGCATTCCAGGGCAGGGACAACGCCACTTCTGGAGGTGAGGCCTTTTCCTCCAGCGAGCGGCCCCGCCTCCAGCCTTCCAACGGGCCTGTTATCACAGATCTGGTCTAGTGTCTAACCTGTCCTGCCCTCATTTTTTCACGTATGGAAAAACCCAGGCTCAgagattggggtgggggtggtccTGAGTCGCACAGCTGTCGAGGTGGACCCAGAGCCCAGGCCTCCTGACTCTCAGGCTGGTGCCTGTGTCGTGCAGGGTGACAGCTGGGTAGTTTCTGAAGGGCAGAGTCCTGATGTGTCCAGATTGCCATTCCCTGCTCAGTGCTCATTCCTTGGGCTtagcaggagggagggaaggaaggagggagggaggctgcaggCTTCTGGTGGCCTCCTGGGGTGCCCTGGAACTGGCCAGAGAGAGCTATGTGTTCATTTAGCAGACATCTGGAAGTCCCTGCAGGGGACTCCCTGGTGCAGATGATGTATCTGGCTTCGCCCTCCCTGAGGTCTTGGACAGGAATGGGGAGGGTGGTGAGAGATATTAATGCAAATAATGCTCCAACCAATTAATTAAGACTGTGGAGGCCGGGTGCGacgactcgtgcctgtaatcccagcactgtggaaggccaaggcaggaggatcacttgagcccaggagttcgagaccagcctgggaaacacagtgagaccctggctctatggaaaaagaagaagaaaaaaaaaagaatacagaaatgcCACGAAAAGGAAGTGGGTTCTGGACGCATTCTGGAGTCAGGAGGGCCTCCTGCAAGAAGGGCTTCGAAGCTCTAAGTGAAAGCCTGGGGTCAGGGCCGGGCCTGGGGCTTGACCAGAGAGAAGGCCAAGGGAGATAAGCAGAGAGGGCTGGTTGCCAGGGCAGGGAGTGTGCAGAAGCCAGGTTGTGCAGGGAAGGGGTGGGTGTGCAGAGTGTTTTCAGGCTTGGCATAAGGCATGCACCAGGGCTGCGGGAAGCCATGGGAGGGCTTTAAGCCTGAAAGAAGAGACATGATCAGGTTTGCACTTTAGAAGGACCccactgggccaggtgtggtggctcacgcctgtaatcccagcgctttgggaggccaaggtgggcagatcatctgaggtcaggagtttgagaccagcctggccaacatggtgaatccccatgtactaaaaatacaaaaattaggcaggtgtggtggcgtgcacctgtaatcctagctacttgggaggctaaggcaggagaatcgcttgaacccaggaggcggaggttgcaggattgtgctattgcattccagcctgggccacaagagtgcaactctgtctcaaaaaaaaaaaaaaaaaaggaaggaccCCACTGGCTACTTCGTGGAAAACTGGGTGGGAAGTCAGGTCAGGAGGTAGCACTGTGGCCAGGAGAAGGCTTCGTGTCCTCCAAACCTGGGTTTATTTAACAGACAACTAGGTAGAGTCCCCTAGACACCATTGCTGGGGCATTTTTACTAAGATCATCCACTCAGCAGCTCTGGGGCCAGGCCCACCAGGGTCCTTGGGGCCTATCATCCCCTGGATGATGGGGGCAGCTGCCCTTGGGCAAGGGGGTATTGATAGGGGTGGGTATCGGATGTCAACATAGTTTCTGAAAGGAAGCAGGATTCTTCTTCTCAGACAATGCCTGTGGAAGACAAGTCAGACCCCCCAGAGGGGTCTGAGGAAGCCGCAGAGCCCCGGATGGACACACCAGAAGGTGAGGGACGGAGGCTGCTGGCCCTTCAGAGGGACATGGATGGGGCGGGGCCGGTGGGCGGGTCAGCAGGCGATAGAGGCAAGTGTGGGAGGCTGGGGTTCTTGGTGGGAAGGTGGGGAGCCCAGTCCCTATCTCATGGAGGTCAGAGATGCTCTCCCCAACATCTGAGTTCCCTCGCTCATGCCTCCATTCCAGACCAAGATTTACCACCCTGCCCAGAGGACATCGCCAAGGAAAAATGCACTGCAGCACGTGAGCCTGAGCCTTGTGAGGTGTCCGAGCCGCCAGCCAAGAGGTTGAGGAGGTAACTGATGCCGAAAACCTGACCTGGGCCTGGGTGCCCTGTGCTCTCATTCCTGCAAAGGCAGGGGTGGCAGTGGCAGAGGGCGTTCACCCTTCAGTGGAGCTGCAGCAAGGAAAGGGCCTTGGCCTCTGACTTGGAGGAAAGCCATACTTTTTTCCGCATCTGACCTGGGGAAGCTCACGGCCAGGCTCGTGTCTTCCTTGGGACTGAGCCACCTGGAGGCCAAGCTGAATGGCTGGGTGGGAGGGGTAAAGATGTCCATCTGGGGCCGTAGCAGGCAGGCCGTTTACAGAGCCAGTTGGATACATATCAGCAAATTGTGGGAGGTGAGAACGACCCTCCCCGGTTTATTTAGGTGAAACTGAGGCCTAGACAGCCAAAGAAGTTTGCCCAAATCCCCAGCctgtaagtggtagagccagcaTTAGAAACTGAGTCTTGGGCTgtgtgcagtagctcacacctgtaatcccagcactttgggaggctgaggtgggcggatcaactgCTGTcgagaatttgagaccagcctgaccaacatggagaaaccccttctctactgaaaatgcaaaattagccgggcgtggtggtgcatacctgtaatcccagctactcaggaggctgaggcaggagaattgcttgaaccgaggaggcggaggttgcaataagctgagattgtgccattgcactccagcctgggcaacaagagcgaaactccatctcaaaaaaaaaaaaaccaaataaacaacaacaaaaacaacaacaaaaaaaaaacaaaaaagaaacaatcttgggctgggcatggtagctcacacctgtaatcctaggtttcaccacattggctaggctggtcttaaactcctgacctcaaatgatccacctgcctcagcctcccaaaatgctgggattacagatgggagccaccatgctcggcctagTTTTGGCCTTCCTTGGGAGCCCCTGGGGCCTCTTTAAAGACGTGACTGGGATTTTCTTTTGATCCTTCCTAGCTCAGAAGAACCCACAGAGAAGGAACCTCCAGGGCAGCTACAGGCGAAGGCCCAGCCACAGGCCCGGATGacagtaccaaaacagacacagacaCCAGACCTGCTGCCTGAGCCCCTGGAAGCCCAAGTGCTGCCACGATTCCAGCCACGGGTCCTGCAGGTCCAGGCCCAGGTGCAATCACAGACTCAGCCACGGATACCACCCACAGACACCCAGGTGCAGCCAAAGCTGCAGAAGCAGGCACAAACACAGACCTCTCCCGAGCACTTAGTGCTGCAACAGAAGCAGGTGCAGCCACAGCtgcagcaggaggcagagccaCAGAAGCAGATGCAGCCACAGGTACAGCCACAGGCACATTCACAGGCCCCAAGGCAGGTGCAGCtgcagcaggaggcagagctgcagaAGCGGCTGCAGCCCCAGGCACGTTCACAGCCCCCAAGGCAGGAGCACCTGCAGCTGCAGAAGCAGGCCCAGACACAGACGTATCCACAGGTCCACACACAAGCACAGCCAAGGGTCCAGCCGCAGGAGCAGCCTCCAGTGCAGGTGCCAGTACAGCCACCAGAGCAAACCCATGAGCAACCTCAGACCCAGCCACAGGTGTCGGTGCTGGCTCCAGAGCAAACACCGGTTGTGGTTCATGTCTGCGGGTTGGAGATGCCATCTGATGCAGTAGAAGCTGGTGGAGGTAAGTGAGCACTGGCTTCCAGCTGGTCTGGTGACAGAACAGCTCTGCCCAGACCCTTCATTCCTGCCCTGACTGGGTGCTGCCTGGGACTGACGGCTAGGCCCGGAACCCAGGTCCAGGGTCATCCATGCTGGCGGCCTCAAGGTTCTGGCTGCGGACGGAGAAAGCAGCTCTTGGGCCTGGGGTGGGAGATGCACTCTGGGAAACAGAGCACATCTGTCATTTCAGGCATGGAAAAGACCTTGCCGGAGCCTGTGGGCACCCAAGTCAGCATGGAAGAGATCCAGAAGGAGTCGGCCAGTGGCCTAGATGTGGGAGAATGTGAAAACAGAGCTAGAGAGATGCCAGGGGTGGGTAGAGGCCCTGATGTGGCAGTGTGagggccacagagcccagcagggTGGGATGGCCTCTTTCTGCCCCAGGCCACCTCAGGGCCTCCTTGTGTTTCCCCCACTGTGAAATGGGATGACAGCCCTCTGCCTAGGATGGGTGGACAGACCAGGCTGGGCTTGACAGTGGTCCACATGGGACCTTCTTGCTGTTGTGCTGTCTTCACATCCGTCCCTTCCAGCCTGCCCATCCCCAAGCAAGAGCCCTGGTCTTGCATGGGTAATGTTGCCCTCATGGAGAGAGCACAGAGTGGAAGCCTCTCTGTGGGGTTTGGATCCCAGCTCTGCATAACTGGGCAAACCTTTTCCCTTCTATGAGTCTGTTTTCCCCATCTGTCATACAAGGGGTGAGACGGGTGGTACTCTAGGCCGACCTGGGTACACATCCTGACTGCAGTGCTTTCTAGCTGTGTAAGCTGGGGTGGTCACCTAACAGCTCACAGCCTGTTTCCCTATCATCAGGAAGATCTAATGAGACAATGTTGGTAGATGTCGAATGCTGGGCTGGCCCACTGTAAGTACACAGTTGGTAGAAGCTCAGTTTCTACTCCCCATGCAGGTATGGGGCGCTGGGGGCTCCCTGAAGGTCACCATTCTGCAGAGCAGTGACAGCCGGGCCTTTAGCACTGTACCCCTGACACCTGTGCCCCGCCCCAGTGACTCCGCCTCCTCCACCCCTGCAGCTACCAGCACTCCCTCAAAGCAGGCCCTCCAGTTCTTCTGCTACATCTGCAAGGCCAGCTGCTCCAGCCAGCAGGTACAGGAGAtaagggtggggaggggtggggcctGCGTGGAATGCGCAGCCTGCCCTTCCAAGGCTGCCTCAGGCTGCACTGGGCCCTGCCTCCAGCAGCCATGCATTTGCTTGGGAAACATTTCCTGACCAGCCAAGAAGGCAGGttgtggtggttttgtttttttgctttgtttcgagacagggtcttactctgtctcccaggttggaatgcagtggcatcatctcagctcactgcagcctctacctcttgggctcaagcaggtTTTTAGAGTCAGGCAGACCTGGTTCATATCGGCTCTGAGTAGCTGGGGGACCTTGGAAAGCGAAGTCCACTCCGTGCCTTTTTCCTCTCGCATCAGACAAAGGAAAGTTtagggtcgggcacggtggctcacgcctgtaatcccagcactttggaaggccgaggtggctggatcacgaggtcaggagtttgagaccggcctgaccaacatggtgaaaccccatctctactaaaaatacgtgGTGGCGTgggtctgtaatcctagctactcaggaggctaaggcaggagaatccaggaggcagaggtggcagtgagccgagatcatgccactgtactccagcctgggtgacagagcaagactctgtttcaaaaaaagaaagaaagaaagaaagaaacgttTAGAATCTACCTCACTGGGTGGCTCTGGGGAGTCACCAATGTGACGCTGGAGTCCTGAGCGCAGGCCTGGCCCGAAGTGAGTGCAGCAGTAATCATGATCGCATTGTACTTGTATTATTACTACTCTTGTGCTGTGGGCTGATTACTCTGTGCCTCACCTGGCAGAGCCTTGGAGACCTGGATGCTAACCAGGCTGCTGCTTGTCTTTGAGGCACTCACACATTCTCTGGGAGGGGCAGAAGCTTGGGCTGACATGTGCCGTGTGTCTCAGTTTATCGTGCCTGCTCCAGCCTACACAAGAGAGAAATGTGTGGTGAGAGAAATGGGCTCACAGTGATGAGGTTGGGGTCTGCCTCCCCAGGCCCCAGCCTTGCCTACTGTTCCGGGCTCACACCCCAGGCCCATCCCTCACTCCCTCCTGCTGCAGGAGTTCCAGGACCACATGTCGGAGCCTCAGCACCAGCAGCGGCTAGGGGAGATCCAGCACATGAGCCAAGCCTGCCTCCTGTCCCTGCTGCCCGTGCCCCGGGATGTCCTGGAGACAGAGGATGAGTGAGTGGGGGATGGTGGAAGCTCTGCGTTGGGGGGAGGCGGTCTCGTCAGCCAGGGCCCGAATCTGCCGTCTGCAGGGTCTACCTTTGGATTAAGCATTGCCGCCGCCAGCCAGGCCTCCTCACACtgttaactgtgtgaccttgaacctcagttttccctGCCTGTAACATGGCTTGGTGAGGGATATAGTGCAGGAATTCATGACAATCTCTTAAGGTTCCCTCTAGACAGGAACAGTGTGACCATCCCTGTGGGAGAGGACAGGTTGTGGCACAGACCCCTGCCCCCTGCGGCACGTGTGCTGACCCCGCTGTGGGGTGACAAGGCTGAGGATCAGGTTCTTTTGTGGTTGGAGGTTAAGGCTTCCCTGTGTCTCCCCCTCTCATTGTCATGGGGGCCTGTTTAATCAGAAACTTCAGCCCTCCTGGGGTCTGGAACTAGACTGGGGCGGGAAGGCCTGGCGGGCAGCCGGAGGTGCTTTCAGGACTCTGTGGGCAGTTGTAAAGGTGTGCAAGGGCTGGGACGTGTCATCTCAGCAGCAGGACCATGTTAGCTAGGGCCACAGCTGGGACACAGGCTCTGTCTCATGAGACAGCTGCTTCTCAGCTCCAGATCTCTTAGTTTTAAGAagaatctggccgggcgcggtggctcaagcctgtaatcccagcactttgggaggccgagacgggtggatcacgaggtcaggagatggataccatcctggctaacac encodes:
- the CIZ1 gene encoding cip1-interacting zinc finger protein isoform X3, which translates into the protein MFNQQQQQQLQQLQQQQLQQQQLQQQQLLQLQQLLQQSPPQAPLPMAVSRGLPAQQPQQPLLNLQGTNSASLLNGSMLQRALLLQQLQGNLRGYGMASPGLAAPSLTAPSLTPPQLATPNLQQFFPQATRQSLLGPPPVGVPMNPSQFNLSGRNPQKQARTSSSATPNRKDSSSQTMPVEDKSDPPEGSEEAAEPRMDTPEDQDLPPCPEDIAKEKCTAAREPEPCEVSEPPAKRLRSSEEPTEKEPPGQLQAKAQPQARMTVPKQTQTPDLLPEPLEAQVLPRFQPRVLQVQAQVQSQTQPRIPPTDTQVQPKLQKQAQTQTSPEHLVLQQKQVQPQLQQEAEPQKQMQPQVQPQAHSQAPRQVQLQQEAELQKRLQPQARSQPPRQEHLQLQKQAQTQTYPQVHTQAQPRVQPQEQPPVQVPVQPPEQTHEQPQTQPQVSVLAPEQTPVVVHVCGLEMPSDAVEAGGGMEKTLPEPVGTQVSMEEIQKESASGLDVGECENRAREMPGVWGAGGSLKVTILQSSDSRAFSTVPLTPVPRPSDSASSTPAATSTPSKQALQFFCYICKASCSSQQEFQDHMSEPQHQQRLGEIQHMSQACLLSLLPVPRDVLETEDEEPPPRRWCNTCQLYYVGDLIQHRRTQDHKIAKQSLRPFCTVCNRYFKTPRKFVEHVKSQGHKDKAKELKSLEKEIAGQDEDHFITVDAVGCFEGDEEEEDDEDEEEIEVEEELCKQVRSRDISREEWKGSETYSPNTAYGVDFLVPVMGYVCRICHKFYHSNSGAQLSHCKSLGHFENLQKYKAAKNPSPTTRPVSRRCAINARNALTALFTSSGRPPSQPNTQDKTPSKVTARPSQPPLPRRSTRLKT
- the CIZ1 gene encoding cip1-interacting zinc finger protein isoform X1, which encodes MFNQQQQQQLQQLQQQQLQQQQLQQQQLLQLQQLLQQSPPQAPLPMAVSRGLPAQQPQQPLLNLQGTNSASLLNGSMLQRALLLQQLQGLDQFAMPPATYDTAGLTMPTATLGNLRGYGMASPGLAAPSLTAPSLTPPQLATPNLQQFFPQATRQSLLGPPPVGVPMNPSQFNLSGRNPQKQARTSSSATPNRKDSSSQTMPVEDKSDPPEGSEEAAEPRMDTPEDQDLPPCPEDIAKEKCTAAREPEPCEVSEPPAKRLRSSEEPTEKEPPGQLQAKAQPQARMTVPKQTQTPDLLPEPLEAQVLPRFQPRVLQVQAQVQSQTQPRIPPTDTQVQPKLQKQAQTQTSPEHLVLQQKQVQPQLQQEAEPQKQMQPQVQPQAHSQAPRQVQLQQEAELQKRLQPQARSQPPRQEHLQLQKQAQTQTYPQVHTQAQPRVQPQEQPPVQVPVQPPEQTHEQPQTQPQVSVLAPEQTPVVVHVCGLEMPSDAVEAGGGMEKTLPEPVGTQVSMEEIQKESASGLDVGECENRAREMPGVWGAGGSLKVTILQSSDSRAFSTVPLTPVPRPSDSASSTPAATSTPSKQALQFFCYICKASCSSQQEFQDHMSEPQHQQRLGEIQHMSQACLLSLLPVPRDVLETEDEEPPPRRWCNTCQLYYVGDLIQHRRTQDHKIAKQSLRPFCTVCNRYFKTPRKFVEHVKSQGHKDKAKELKSLEKEIAGQDEDHFITVDAVGCFEGDEEEEDDEDEEEIEVEEELCKQVRSRDISREEWKGSETYSPNTAYGVDFLVPVMGYVCRICHKFYHSNSGAQLSHCKSLGHFENLQKYKAAKNPSPTTRPVSRRCAINARNALTALFTSSGRPPSQPNTQDKTPSKVTARPSQPPLPRRSTRLKT
- the CIZ1 gene encoding cip1-interacting zinc finger protein isoform X4, with amino-acid sequence MFNQQQQQQLQQLQQQQLQQQQLQQQQLLQLQQLLQQSPPQAPLPMAVSRGLPAQQPQQPLLNLQGTNSASLLNGSMLQRALLLQQLQGNLRGYGMASPGLAAPSLTAPSLTPPQLATPNLQQFFPQATRQSLLGPPPVGVPMNPSQFNLSGRNPQKQARTSSSATPNRKTMPVEDKSDPPEGSEEAAEPRMDTPEDQDLPPCPEDIAKEKCTAAREPEPCEVSEPPAKRLRSSEEPTEKEPPGQLQAKAQPQARMTVPKQTQTPDLLPEPLEAQVLPRFQPRVLQVQAQVQSQTQPRIPPTDTQVQPKLQKQAQTQTSPEHLVLQQKQVQPQLQQEAEPQKQMQPQVQPQAHSQAPRQVQLQQEAELQKRLQPQARSQPPRQEHLQLQKQAQTQTYPQVHTQAQPRVQPQEQPPVQVPVQPPEQTHEQPQTQPQVSVLAPEQTPVVVHVCGLEMPSDAVEAGGGMEKTLPEPVGTQVSMEEIQKESASGLDVGECENRAREMPGVWGAGGSLKVTILQSSDSRAFSTVPLTPVPRPSDSASSTPAATSTPSKQALQFFCYICKASCSSQQEFQDHMSEPQHQQRLGEIQHMSQACLLSLLPVPRDVLETEDEEPPPRRWCNTCQLYYVGDLIQHRRTQDHKIAKQSLRPFCTVCNRYFKTPRKFVEHVKSQGHKDKAKELKSLEKEIAGQDEDHFITVDAVGCFEGDEEEEDDEDEEEIEVEEELCKQVRSRDISREEWKGSETYSPNTAYGVDFLVPVMGYVCRICHKFYHSNSGAQLSHCKSLGHFENLQKYKAAKNPSPTTRPVSRRCAINARNALTALFTSSGRPPSQPNTQDKTPSKVTARPSQPPLPRRSTRLKT